A single Rubrivivax gelatinosus IL144 DNA region contains:
- a CDS encoding ABC transporter permease yields the protein MNAASLLAAETRAEWLKAWRQPAFAVPTLALPLAFYALFAIVLTRPGSGNAAYLLATYGVFAALGPALFAFGAGVAQEREAGQLALKQIAPLPVPLYLGAKLIVCMGFTALVVAGLYALAAWGAGVVLPRAAWAALAAVHVGAALPTGLLGLVIGLRLSGQAAMAVSNLVFLALAVLGGLWMPVFLFPPWMQVLALAMPSHHLAEIALAASGRDIGGSLPGHAAAVAGFMLVFAAGAGWAWRRAAR from the coding sequence ATGAACGCCGCCTCGCTGCTGGCCGCCGAGACCCGCGCCGAGTGGCTCAAGGCCTGGCGCCAGCCGGCCTTCGCGGTGCCGACGCTGGCGCTGCCGCTGGCCTTCTACGCCTTGTTCGCGATCGTGCTGACGCGGCCCGGCAGCGGCAATGCCGCCTACCTGCTGGCGACCTACGGCGTGTTCGCGGCGCTCGGCCCGGCGCTGTTCGCCTTCGGCGCCGGCGTCGCGCAGGAGCGCGAAGCCGGGCAGCTGGCGCTCAAGCAGATCGCGCCGCTGCCGGTGCCGCTGTACCTGGGCGCCAAGCTGATCGTCTGCATGGGCTTCACGGCGCTGGTCGTGGCCGGCCTGTACGCGCTGGCCGCCTGGGGCGCCGGCGTGGTGCTGCCGCGGGCCGCCTGGGCAGCGCTGGCGGCGGTGCACGTGGGTGCGGCCTTGCCGACGGGGCTGCTGGGGCTGGTGATCGGGCTGCGCCTGTCCGGGCAGGCGGCGATGGCGGTGAGCAACCTCGTCTTCCTGGCGCTGGCGGTGCTGGGCGGGCTGTGGATGCCGGTGTTCCTGTTCCCGCCGTGGATGCAGGTGCTGGCGCTGGCGATGCCCAGCCACCACCTGGCCGAGATCGCGCTGGCGGCCAGCGGGCGCGACATCGGCGGCAGCCTGCCCGGCCACGCCGCGGCGGTGGCGGGTTTCATGCTCGTCTTCGCCGCCGGCGCGGGCTGGGCCTGGCGTCGGGCGGCGCGATGA
- a CDS encoding response regulator transcription factor, with product MIRVVVAEDQAMVLGALAALLALEPDIEVVGRAADGPAAWALVQRERPEVLLSDIEMPGLSGLDLAARVQAAKLPTRVLIVTTFGRPGYLRRALDAGVRGYLLKDQPSEELAAAVRRVAAGQRVVATELAEAAWDLPDPLSERERSVLRLAEEGRSNKEIADTLGLSPGTVRNYLHEAAQKLGADNRVEAARIARTRGWL from the coding sequence GTGATCCGGGTCGTCGTCGCCGAGGACCAGGCGATGGTGCTGGGGGCGCTGGCGGCGCTGCTGGCGCTGGAGCCCGACATCGAGGTCGTCGGCCGCGCCGCCGACGGGCCGGCCGCCTGGGCGCTGGTGCAGCGCGAGCGTCCCGAGGTGCTGCTGTCGGACATCGAGATGCCGGGCCTGAGCGGGCTGGACCTCGCCGCGCGCGTCCAGGCCGCGAAGCTGCCGACGCGCGTGCTCATCGTCACCACCTTCGGCCGCCCGGGTTATCTGCGCCGGGCGCTGGACGCCGGCGTGCGTGGCTACCTGCTGAAGGACCAGCCCAGCGAGGAGCTGGCCGCCGCCGTGCGCCGTGTCGCCGCGGGCCAGCGTGTCGTCGCCACCGAGCTGGCCGAAGCCGCCTGGGACCTGCCCGACCCGCTGAGCGAGCGCGAGCGCAGCGTGCTGCGCCTGGCCGAGGAGGGGCGCAGCAACAAGGAGATCGCCGACACGCTGGGGCTGTCGCCGGGCACGGTGCGCAACTACCTGCACGAGGCGGCGCAGAAGCTGGGGGCCGACAACCGGGTCGAAGCCGCGCGCATCGCCAGGACCCGGGGCTGGCTCTAG
- a CDS encoding sensor histidine kinase: MKTRAMPDTSAPELQQIDRGTRRMGYWFLAYLLLYPLPWLGHAPGTAALLASAAGVAVFLPLYLAGFGRSDRRALGCGAGVAAVGLALEPFGGVWGVFIVYACGLLGGVLPRRRAAAALAALAVVLAALVLWRGIGPWHWLPSVFFGAMTAVVSMYSAAFAVQSAELAASRDEARRLAVVAERERIARDLHDLLGHTLTAIAVKADLAGRVAEAEPARARAEIEDIRRIARAALADVRAALTDLRATTLATELAAARSALGSAGVELDAELPALPLPAAVETALAFVLREGVTNVVRHAQASRCRVQLACADGEVTLAVQDTAHAPAAARPAPPAEGHGLAGLRQRLRAVGGELSLIRAPQGSTLLARVPLAGEGGA, translated from the coding sequence GTGAAGACACGAGCCATGCCCGACACCAGCGCTCCCGAGCTGCAGCAGATCGACCGCGGCACGCGGCGCATGGGCTACTGGTTCCTCGCCTATCTGCTGCTGTACCCGCTGCCCTGGCTGGGGCACGCACCCGGCACGGCGGCGCTGCTGGCCTCCGCGGCCGGCGTGGCGGTCTTCCTGCCGCTGTACCTGGCGGGCTTCGGCCGCAGCGACCGGCGCGCGCTGGGCTGCGGCGCCGGCGTCGCCGCCGTCGGCCTGGCGCTCGAGCCCTTCGGCGGCGTCTGGGGCGTGTTCATCGTCTACGCCTGCGGCCTGCTTGGCGGCGTGCTGCCGCGCCGGCGCGCGGCGGCGGCCCTGGCCGCGCTGGCCGTGGTGCTGGCGGCGCTGGTGCTGTGGCGCGGCATCGGTCCGTGGCACTGGCTGCCGTCGGTGTTCTTCGGCGCCATGACGGCGGTGGTGTCGATGTACTCGGCGGCCTTCGCCGTGCAGAGCGCCGAGCTGGCCGCGTCGCGCGACGAAGCCCGGCGCCTGGCGGTGGTGGCCGAGCGCGAGCGCATCGCGCGCGACCTGCACGACCTGCTGGGCCACACGCTGACGGCCATCGCCGTCAAGGCCGACCTCGCCGGGCGCGTTGCCGAGGCCGAGCCGGCGCGCGCCAGGGCCGAGATCGAGGACATCCGCCGCATCGCGCGCGCCGCGCTGGCCGACGTGCGGGCCGCGCTCACCGACCTGCGCGCCACGACGCTGGCCACGGAACTGGCGGCGGCGCGCAGCGCGCTGGGCAGCGCCGGCGTCGAACTCGACGCCGAGCTGCCCGCGCTGCCCCTGCCGGCGGCGGTGGAGACGGCGCTGGCCTTCGTGCTGCGCGAGGGCGTGACCAACGTCGTGCGCCACGCGCAGGCCAGCCGCTGCCGGGTGCAGCTGGCCTGCGCCGATGGCGAGGTGACGCTGGCGGTGCAGGACACGGCGCACGCCCCGGCGGCGGCCCGGCCGGCGCCGCCGGCCGAGGGCCACGGCCTCGCCGGCCTGCGCCAGCGGCTGCGCGCGGTGGGCGGCGAGCTCTCGCTGATCCGCGCGCCGCAGGGCTCGACGCTGCTCGCGCGCGTGCCGCTGGCAGGCGAGGGCGGCGCGTGA
- a CDS encoding ABC transporter ATP-binding protein, with translation MDEAAAVEARDVVHCYGPVKALDGLSLALEAGCVTGLLGPNGAGKSTLVGLLLGRWRPQAGRVCVCGQLPGSLAARALTGAMLQSAALAAQLTVAEHLRLHASYHRAARPLEQTLALAGLQALAGRRYGALSGGEQRRVQFALALCGRPRVLVLDEPSAALDAESRRALWQAVRTLADEGAAVLMTTHLLEEAEALSDRVVLLAAGRCLADGSPAQIRARVAAQSLQCLSSLPLERLRALPGVTAAEPRGRRVALRTQAAETTLRALLAADDTVAELELTATRLEDAVLDLLHRETA, from the coding sequence ATGGATGAGGCGGCGGCCGTCGAGGCCCGCGATGTCGTGCACTGCTACGGCCCGGTGAAGGCGCTGGACGGCCTGAGCCTGGCGCTGGAGGCCGGGTGCGTGACCGGCCTGCTGGGCCCCAACGGCGCCGGCAAGAGCACGCTGGTCGGCCTGCTGCTCGGCCGCTGGCGGCCCCAGGCCGGCCGCGTGTGTGTCTGCGGCCAGTTGCCCGGCAGCCTGGCCGCACGTGCGCTGACCGGGGCGATGCTGCAGAGCGCCGCGCTGGCCGCCCAGCTGACGGTGGCCGAGCATCTGCGGCTGCACGCCTCGTATCACCGCGCGGCGCGGCCGCTGGAGCAGACGCTGGCGCTGGCCGGGCTGCAGGCGCTGGCCGGGCGCCGCTACGGCGCGCTGTCGGGCGGCGAGCAGCGGCGCGTGCAGTTCGCGCTGGCCTTGTGCGGCCGCCCGCGGGTGCTGGTGCTCGACGAGCCCAGCGCCGCGCTCGATGCCGAGTCGCGCCGCGCGCTGTGGCAGGCGGTGCGCACGCTGGCCGATGAGGGCGCCGCCGTGCTGATGACGACGCACCTGCTCGAAGAGGCCGAGGCGCTGTCCGACCGCGTCGTGCTCCTGGCCGCGGGCCGTTGCCTGGCCGACGGCTCGCCGGCGCAGATCCGCGCCCGCGTGGCGGCGCAGTCGCTGCAGTGCCTGAGTTCGCTGCCGCTGGAGCGGCTGCGCGCCTTGCCTGGCGTGACGGCGGCCGAACCGCGCGGCCGGCGTGTCGCGCTGCGCACCCAGGCCGCCGAAACCACGCTGCGGGCGCTGCTGGCGGCCGACGACACGGTGGCCGAACTCGAGCTCACCGCCACCCGCCTGGAGGACGCCGTGCTCGACCTGCTGCACCGGGAGACCGCATGA
- a CDS encoding PepSY-associated TM helix domain-containing protein, with translation MQRWRGVVRKAHLWLGLGLGGLFAVLGLSGSVLVFYEAVDAALNPEIRVQSRLPAPGWDSPVWDQALATVRARWPERRGAWRFEATGRPGPLAARYQPPGVGHHGQRIMVWLSPDGRQVLREDEWGRYAMTWLYDLHMNLLLGEGGRAVVGWAGVATAALLASGLWAWWPRGSWRRALHFKREAERTRRLRDLHKLAGLAGLPLLAMLVVTGVMLALPDESNAVLARTLGPVTKPGPVRAASSGEPVGIATALAAAHRVMPAGRLAWVEAPGPGFGAYMVRVQQPGDPSYRFPHSSVWIDPASGAVLAVQDRQRFGASNLVNNWLHPLHDASAGGLWLRVPVALAGLLPALLLATGVWRWALLRRARREAFSRRAA, from the coding sequence ATGCAGCGCTGGCGCGGGGTGGTGCGCAAGGCGCACCTGTGGCTGGGTCTGGGTCTGGGCGGCCTGTTCGCCGTGCTCGGGCTCAGCGGCTCGGTGCTGGTGTTCTACGAGGCGGTGGACGCGGCTTTGAACCCGGAGATCCGGGTTCAAAGCCGCCTGCCGGCGCCGGGCTGGGACTCGCCGGTCTGGGACCAGGCGCTGGCCACCGTGCGCGCCCGCTGGCCCGAGCGCCGCGGCGCCTGGCGCTTCGAGGCGACTGGCCGGCCCGGGCCGCTGGCGGCGCGCTACCAGCCGCCCGGCGTCGGCCACCACGGCCAGCGCATCATGGTCTGGCTGTCGCCCGACGGCCGCCAGGTGCTGCGCGAAGACGAGTGGGGCCGCTACGCGATGACCTGGCTCTACGACCTGCACATGAACCTGCTGCTCGGCGAAGGCGGCCGCGCCGTCGTCGGCTGGGCCGGCGTCGCGACGGCCGCGCTGCTGGCCAGCGGGCTTTGGGCCTGGTGGCCACGCGGCAGCTGGCGCCGTGCGCTGCACTTCAAGCGCGAGGCCGAACGCACGCGCCGGCTGCGCGACCTGCACAAGCTCGCCGGCCTGGCCGGCCTGCCGCTGCTGGCGATGCTGGTCGTCACCGGCGTGATGCTGGCGCTGCCCGACGAGAGCAATGCGGTGCTGGCGCGCACGCTGGGGCCGGTCACCAAGCCGGGGCCGGTGCGCGCGGCGTCGTCGGGCGAGCCGGTCGGCATCGCCACCGCGCTGGCCGCCGCGCACCGGGTGATGCCCGCAGGCCGGCTGGCCTGGGTCGAGGCGCCCGGGCCGGGCTTCGGTGCCTACATGGTGCGTGTGCAGCAGCCGGGCGACCCGAGTTACCGCTTTCCGCACAGCAGCGTCTGGATCGACCCGGCCAGCGGCGCCGTGCTGGCGGTGCAGGACCGGCAGCGTTTCGGCGCCTCCAACCTCGTCAACAACTGGCTGCACCCGCTGCACGACGCTTCGGCCGGCGGGCTGTGGCTGCGCGTGCCGGTGGCGCTGGCCGGGCTGCTGCCGGCGCTGCTGCTGGCCACCGGCGTCTGGCGCTGGGCGCTGCTGCGCCGTGCGCGCCGCGAGGCGTTCAGCCGGCGCGCCGCCTGA
- a CDS encoding GNAT family N-acetyltransferase codes for MTQATPVAAEPLRIDPLAPADVPAVRALLVAGLTERWGGYEPRFNPDIEALAQGFDGRLTLVARRGGTIVGTGALRPAGAGRFEIVRMSVASEHRRQGVGAQVLAALLDAARQRGAHELVLETTRSWQSAIEFYEQHGFRRTHDDGEDAWFVRELPAG; via the coding sequence ATGACGCAGGCAACCCCGGTGGCCGCCGAGCCGCTTCGCATCGACCCGCTCGCCCCCGCCGACGTGCCCGCCGTGCGCGCCCTGCTGGTCGCCGGGCTGACCGAACGCTGGGGCGGCTACGAGCCGCGTTTCAACCCCGACATCGAGGCCCTGGCCCAGGGATTCGACGGCCGGCTGACGCTGGTCGCGCGCCGGGGCGGCACGATCGTCGGCACCGGGGCGCTGCGGCCGGCCGGGGCGGGGCGCTTCGAGATCGTGCGCATGTCGGTCGCCAGCGAACACCGGCGCCAGGGCGTCGGCGCACAGGTGCTGGCGGCGCTGCTGGACGCAGCGCGGCAGCGCGGCGCGCACGAGCTGGTGCTGGAGACGACGCGCAGCTGGCAGTCGGCGATCGAGTTCTACGAGCAGCACGGCTTCCGACGCACGCACGACGACGGCGAGGACGCCTGGTTCGTGCGTGAGCTGCCCGCCGGCTGA
- a CDS encoding sensor domain-containing diguanylate cyclase, whose product MCTLLGVGLYAARQATQQRAEFVGQQLLSSARSAAFQLAVRLQEREKEVEILSRVPSLVESRLNSPRVLRSLQLRKEINDEYVWIGVADASGRLLNATGGRLDGADVRQRPWFAAGLRGPYTGDVHDDAQLARRLAHEASDSLHFIDLAAPVRDHDGEVRGVLAAHVRWQRIARTVTDAVRGDPAALRTEAMILARDGTLLFPLHAPGMRLPEAPGPGRFGVQNDADGRAYLVARAAVPATAQSDLGWSVVLRQPLEVATAPISALRDRLFIVGLVASLLVAALAYVLAVRLSRPLEQLAAAVVAVREGRSSAAFPQRCGSPELEAMTESVRAMTESLLDREARLEQANAQLEQTVDDRTRQLSAANAELARLASQDALTGLANRRAFEQRAADEEARARRTGRGIGLLMLDVDLFKSVNDRFGHSVGDRVLQEISRLLEASIRETDLAARLGGEEFAVLLPELAGPAEAALVAEKIRLAVQGHGFAEAGHVTLSIGVAWADGHATPVVVALQRADEALYAAKRRGRNCCVSADDSLAG is encoded by the coding sequence TTGTGCACCCTGCTCGGCGTGGGCCTCTATGCGGCGCGCCAGGCCACCCAGCAGCGCGCGGAGTTCGTCGGCCAGCAGTTGCTGAGCTCGGCGCGCTCGGCGGCCTTCCAGCTCGCCGTGCGGCTGCAGGAACGCGAGAAGGAAGTCGAGATCCTGAGCCGCGTGCCCTCGCTGGTCGAGAGCCGGCTGAACTCGCCGCGTGTGCTGCGTTCGCTGCAGCTGCGCAAGGAGATCAACGACGAATACGTCTGGATCGGCGTGGCCGACGCCTCCGGGCGGCTGCTCAACGCCACCGGCGGGCGGCTCGACGGCGCCGACGTCCGCCAGCGGCCCTGGTTCGCCGCCGGCCTGCGCGGCCCCTACACCGGCGACGTTCACGATGACGCGCAGCTGGCCCGGCGGCTGGCCCACGAGGCGTCCGACTCGCTGCACTTCATCGACCTGGCGGCGCCGGTGCGCGACCACGACGGCGAGGTGCGCGGCGTGCTCGCCGCCCACGTGCGCTGGCAGCGCATCGCCCGCACCGTGACCGACGCCGTGCGCGGCGACCCGGCGGCCTTGCGCACCGAGGCGATGATCCTGGCGCGCGACGGCACGCTGCTGTTCCCGCTGCACGCGCCGGGCATGCGCCTGCCCGAGGCCCCCGGGCCGGGACGCTTCGGCGTGCAGAACGACGCCGACGGCCGCGCCTACCTGGTGGCGCGCGCGGCGGTGCCGGCCACGGCGCAGTCGGACCTGGGCTGGAGCGTCGTGCTGCGCCAGCCGCTGGAGGTGGCGACGGCGCCGATCTCGGCGCTGCGCGACCGGCTGTTCATCGTCGGGCTCGTGGCCTCGCTGCTGGTCGCCGCGCTCGCCTACGTGCTCGCGGTGCGCCTGAGCCGGCCGCTGGAACAGCTCGCCGCCGCGGTGGTCGCGGTGCGCGAGGGCCGCAGCAGCGCCGCCTTCCCGCAGCGCTGCGGCTCGCCGGAGCTGGAGGCGATGACCGAATCGGTGCGCGCGATGACCGAGAGCCTGCTGGACCGCGAAGCCCGGCTGGAGCAGGCCAACGCGCAGCTCGAGCAGACCGTCGACGACCGCACGCGCCAGCTCTCGGCGGCCAACGCCGAGCTCGCCCGGCTGGCCTCGCAGGACGCGCTGACCGGGCTGGCCAACCGCCGCGCCTTCGAGCAGCGTGCCGCCGACGAGGAAGCGCGCGCACGCCGCACCGGGCGCGGCATCGGCCTGCTGATGCTCGACGTGGACCTGTTCAAGTCGGTCAACGACCGTTTCGGCCACAGCGTCGGCGACCGCGTGCTGCAGGAGATCTCGCGGCTGCTGGAGGCCTCGATCCGCGAGACCGACCTCGCCGCGCGCCTGGGCGGCGAGGAGTTCGCCGTGCTGCTGCCCGAGCTGGCCGGGCCGGCCGAGGCCGCGCTGGTGGCCGAGAAGATCCGCCTGGCGGTGCAGGGCCACGGCTTCGCCGAAGCCGGGCACGTCACGCTGAGCATCGGCGTCGCCTGGGCCGACGGCCACGCGACGCCGGTCGTCGTGGCGCTGCAGCGTGCCGACGAGGCGCTCTACGCGGCCAAGCGCCGCGGGCGCAACTGCTGCGTCAGCGCCGACGACTCGCTGGCCGGCTGA
- the cobF gene encoding precorrin-6A synthase (deacetylating): MIELALVGIGTGNPEHLTLQAMRTLAAADLVLIPRKGEDKADLAELRRTICAEVLRDAKTVVAEFDLPVRDAATADYRRRVDDWHDAIAEVWMQTIAEHPGARRVALLVWGDPSLYDSTLRIAARLQPPPQVTVVPGITSVHALTAAHAIPLNEIGAPFVVTTGRRLREDGWPPGVDTVVVMLDAGGAFEALDPQGVEIWWGAYVGMPEQITVAGPLAEAAPKILAARAEARARHGWIMDIYLLRRRAG, encoded by the coding sequence ATGATCGAACTGGCGCTGGTGGGCATCGGCACCGGCAACCCCGAGCACCTGACGCTGCAGGCCATGCGCACGCTGGCCGCGGCCGACCTGGTGCTGATCCCGCGCAAAGGCGAGGACAAGGCCGACCTGGCCGAGCTGCGGCGCACGATCTGCGCCGAGGTGCTGCGCGACGCGAAGACCGTCGTCGCCGAGTTCGACCTGCCGGTGCGCGATGCGGCCACCGCCGACTACCGCCGCCGCGTCGACGACTGGCACGACGCCATCGCCGAGGTCTGGATGCAGACGATCGCCGAGCACCCCGGCGCACGCCGCGTCGCGCTGCTGGTCTGGGGCGACCCGTCGCTGTACGACAGCACGCTGCGCATCGCCGCACGGCTGCAGCCGCCGCCGCAGGTGACGGTGGTGCCGGGCATCACCTCGGTGCACGCACTGACCGCGGCGCACGCGATCCCGCTCAACGAGATCGGCGCGCCTTTCGTCGTCACCACCGGGCGCCGGCTGCGCGAAGACGGCTGGCCGCCGGGGGTGGACACCGTCGTCGTGATGCTCGACGCCGGCGGCGCCTTCGAGGCGCTGGACCCGCAGGGCGTCGAGATCTGGTGGGGCGCCTACGTCGGCATGCCCGAGCAGATCACCGTCGCCGGGCCGCTGGCCGAGGCGGCGCCGAAGATCCTGGCCGCACGCGCCGAAGCCCGCGCGCGCCACGGCTGGATCATGGACATCTACCTGCTCAGGCGGCGCGCCGGCTGA
- a CDS encoding short-chain fatty acyl-CoA regulator family protein, whose product MRKTFMGVRLRTLRERSGLTQAALAQRLGLSPSYLNQIEHDQRPLSVPVLLKLQATLGVDAQWFSEDDEARLVAQLQEAVADGDAAEPVAQAELQALARQMPGLARRVIALHHQAHDTRQRLQALAAQAGDRELLAQVGPAQPHEAVRDFFYARHNHVAELDALAEALHAELGVASPSAADLAPALQQRLERRHGVDVHLAAPDEAAGLRRYDPVRRTLRLHPELAPGQRGFQMAAQLALLEAAAPIATLVADPALPSDEARALARIGLASYFAGALLLPYGAFLGAAEALGYDIELLARRHGVSFETVCHRLSTLQRPGTPGVPFFFVRVDRAGNISKRQSATDFHFSRTGGTCPLWKVYEAFAQPDQVLTQLAQMPDGRRYLWIARCVTQHDGGWGRPGRRFAVALGCDLRHAGRLVYGRGLALDRADAAVPIGPGCKLCERRDCAQRAYPALGRALRIDADTRPREPYASA is encoded by the coding sequence ATGCGCAAGACCTTCATGGGCGTGCGTCTGCGCACGCTGCGCGAACGCAGCGGGCTGACGCAGGCGGCGCTGGCCCAGCGCCTGGGCCTGTCGCCGAGCTACCTGAACCAGATCGAGCACGACCAGCGGCCGCTGTCGGTGCCGGTGCTGCTGAAGCTGCAGGCCACGCTGGGCGTGGACGCGCAGTGGTTCAGCGAGGACGACGAAGCGCGCCTCGTGGCCCAGCTCCAGGAAGCCGTGGCCGACGGCGACGCGGCCGAGCCGGTGGCGCAGGCCGAGCTGCAGGCGCTGGCGCGGCAGATGCCGGGGCTGGCGCGCCGCGTCATCGCCCTGCACCACCAGGCGCACGACACGCGCCAGCGGCTGCAGGCGCTGGCCGCGCAGGCCGGCGACCGCGAGCTGCTGGCGCAGGTCGGCCCGGCGCAGCCGCACGAGGCAGTGCGCGACTTCTTCTACGCCCGCCACAACCACGTCGCCGAGCTCGATGCGCTGGCCGAGGCGTTGCATGCCGAACTGGGCGTGGCCTCGCCTTCGGCCGCCGACCTGGCGCCGGCACTGCAGCAGCGGCTGGAGCGCCGCCACGGCGTCGACGTGCACCTGGCCGCGCCCGACGAGGCCGCCGGCCTGCGCCGCTACGACCCGGTGCGCCGCACGCTGCGCCTGCATCCCGAGCTGGCGCCCGGCCAGCGCGGCTTCCAGATGGCGGCGCAGCTGGCGCTGCTCGAAGCCGCCGCGCCGATCGCCACGCTGGTCGCCGACCCGGCGCTGCCGAGCGACGAAGCACGGGCGCTGGCGCGCATCGGCCTGGCGAGCTACTTCGCCGGCGCGCTGCTGCTGCCTTACGGCGCCTTCCTCGGCGCCGCCGAGGCTCTGGGCTACGACATCGAACTGCTGGCGCGGCGCCACGGCGTCAGCTTCGAGACCGTCTGCCACCGGCTGTCGACGCTGCAGCGCCCCGGCACGCCCGGCGTGCCCTTCTTCTTCGTGCGCGTGGACCGCGCCGGCAACATCTCCAAGCGCCAGTCGGCGACCGACTTCCACTTCTCGCGCACCGGCGGCACCTGCCCGCTGTGGAAGGTCTACGAGGCTTTCGCCCAGCCCGACCAGGTGCTGACGCAGCTGGCGCAGATGCCCGACGGCCGGCGCTATCTGTGGATCGCACGCTGCGTGACGCAGCACGACGGCGGCTGGGGCCGGCCCGGGCGCCGCTTCGCCGTCGCGCTGGGCTGCGACCTGCGCCACGCCGGCCGGCTGGTCTACGGCCGCGGCCTGGCGCTGGACCGTGCCGACGCCGCGGTGCCGATCGGCCCCGGCTGCAAGCTCTGCGAACGCCGCGACTGCGCCCAGCGCGCCTACCCGGCGCTGGGCCGGGCGCTGCGCATCGACGCCGACACGCGGCCGCGCGAGCCCTATGCCTCGGCCTGA
- a CDS encoding amidohydrolase family protein: MKRGVAAALAGAAALVAGFLALPEPGDEHEPAAAPGFVVRDVRVFDGERVVEQATVVVRDGRVAELGPGLAPPPGLEVVDGRGRTLLPGLIDAHVHPWGDALAETLNFGVTTVLSMFSDPAAARELARTRDSLAPRAHADLFSAGWLATAPAGHGTQFGLPVPPLGTPAEAPAWVDARLAEGSDYIKIVYEPRDANGLGPPFPSLDRATLAALVAAAHQRRRLAVVHVSRLEPAREALQAGADGLVHVHADRVADEALVRLARERGAFVTPTLAVIAGNDSAAAGRPGPPRETERFAADPAVQPFLTPEQRRGLEAGRGARLSIFRLELALASVRALHEGGVEILAGSDAPNPGTAHGASLHHELELLVRAGLTPVQALRAATAAPAARFALGDRGRIAPGRRADLLLVDGDPTADIRATRAIVRIWKNGAPVPRRRYPEAT; the protein is encoded by the coding sequence ATGAAGCGCGGCGTTGCCGCGGCGCTGGCCGGCGCGGCGGCGCTGGTCGCCGGCTTCCTGGCGCTGCCCGAGCCGGGCGACGAGCACGAGCCGGCGGCGGCGCCGGGTTTCGTCGTGCGCGACGTGCGCGTGTTCGACGGCGAGCGTGTCGTCGAGCAGGCCACCGTCGTCGTGCGCGACGGCCGCGTCGCCGAGCTCGGCCCGGGCCTGGCGCCGCCGCCGGGGCTGGAGGTGGTCGACGGGCGCGGCCGCACGCTGCTGCCCGGCCTGATCGACGCTCATGTCCACCCCTGGGGCGACGCGCTGGCCGAGACGCTGAACTTCGGTGTCACTACGGTGTTGAGCATGTTCTCCGACCCCGCCGCGGCCCGCGAGCTGGCGCGCACGCGCGACTCGCTGGCGCCGCGCGCGCACGCCGACCTGTTCTCGGCGGGCTGGCTGGCCACGGCGCCGGCCGGCCACGGCACGCAGTTCGGCCTGCCGGTGCCCCCGCTGGGCACGCCTGCCGAGGCACCGGCCTGGGTCGACGCGCGCCTGGCCGAAGGCTCGGACTACATCAAGATCGTCTACGAGCCGCGCGACGCCAACGGCCTGGGCCCGCCGTTCCCGTCGCTGGACCGGGCGACGCTGGCGGCCCTGGTGGCGGCCGCGCACCAGCGCCGTCGCCTGGCGGTGGTGCACGTCTCGCGCCTGGAGCCGGCGCGCGAGGCGCTGCAGGCCGGCGCCGACGGCCTGGTGCACGTGCATGCCGACCGCGTCGCCGACGAGGCCCTGGTGCGCCTGGCGCGCGAGCGCGGCGCCTTCGTCACGCCGACGCTGGCCGTCATCGCCGGCAACGATTCGGCCGCGGCCGGTCGGCCCGGCCCGCCGCGCGAGACGGAGCGTTTCGCCGCCGACCCCGCCGTGCAGCCCTTCCTCACGCCCGAGCAGCGCCGCGGACTCGAAGCCGGGCGCGGCGCGCGCCTGTCGATCTTCCGGCTGGAGCTGGCGCTGGCCTCGGTGCGGGCGCTGCACGAAGGCGGCGTCGAGATCCTCGCCGGCTCCGACGCCCCGAACCCCGGCACCGCGCACGGCGCCAGCCTGCACCACGAGCTGGAACTGCTGGTGCGCGCCGGCCTGACGCCGGTGCAGGCCTTGCGCGCGGCCACCGCGGCGCCGGCCGCACGTTTCGCGCTGGGCGACCGCGGCCGCATCGCGCCGGGCCGGCGTGCCGACCTGCTGCTGGTCGACGGCGACCCGACGGCCGACATCCGCGCCACGCGCGCCATCGTGCGCATCTGGAAGAACGGTGCGCCGGTGCCGCGCCGCCGCTATCCTGAGGCGACGTGA
- a CDS encoding acyl-CoA thioesterase: protein MHAVQDLPRHRPLPADPAHELPALDRLTLTELVLPEQSNHYGTLFGPYGLALLGKAAYLVATRFTRQAIVMAAASRVEFLKPAPVGSVLRVEARIARVGRSSLTATVVASFDAAPGTRGEQALLGSFEMVAVDAHGRPTAVQPSPA, encoded by the coding sequence ATGCACGCCGTGCAAGACCTCCCCCGCCACCGCCCGCTGCCGGCCGACCCGGCGCACGAACTCCCGGCGCTGGACCGCCTGACGCTGACCGAGCTGGTGCTGCCCGAGCAGAGCAACCACTACGGCACGCTGTTCGGCCCCTACGGCCTGGCGCTGCTGGGCAAGGCCGCCTACCTGGTGGCCACGCGTTTCACGCGGCAGGCCATCGTGATGGCCGCGGCCAGCCGGGTCGAGTTCCTGAAGCCCGCGCCGGTGGGCAGCGTGCTGCGTGTCGAGGCGCGCATCGCGCGCGTGGGACGCAGCTCGCTCACCGCCACCGTCGTCGCCAGCTTCGACGCCGCGCCCGGCACCCGCGGCGAGCAGGCGCTGCTCGGCAGCTTCGAGATGGTCGCCGTCGACGCCCACGGGCGGCCGACTGCGGTGCAGCCCTCGCCGGCCTGA